The proteins below are encoded in one region of Haloterrigena turkmenica DSM 5511:
- a CDS encoding ABC transporter substrate-binding protein, with product MGYALPFTGTYAMLGESIVNGFELYLEQSDGEIDGQEVETVERDTEADTNRGVDVTRELMVEEQADAIVGPVSSSVAIAMMQTIENEASAIWLNANAGDYRVVEEGCLNYHFRTSFNDWQTSAPLAEWVYDNVADNVCLAYADYAFGQNSKNFFQKAFEEAGGEVVDEVGAPLGTDDYSTYLSDIESSGADAVFSFFAGSDAVNYISDFADYGLDAEMTQVGSGFLLSEDTLPAQGEAALGMYSLLHYTPTQETDRNQEFIGNYREAYDSSANVYACQGYDSAQAFAAAVAEAGSSDPDEMANALGGMELDSPRGSFRFNSETHEAIQNMYVREVVESDGDQPVENQVVETIDSVESPNWGCNLE from the coding sequence GTGGGATACGCGCTGCCGTTTACCGGTACCTACGCGATGCTCGGCGAGAGTATCGTCAACGGGTTCGAGCTGTACCTCGAGCAGAGCGACGGAGAGATCGACGGTCAGGAAGTCGAGACTGTCGAGCGCGACACCGAGGCTGACACGAACCGTGGTGTCGACGTGACCCGAGAGCTCATGGTCGAAGAACAGGCCGATGCGATCGTTGGGCCGGTCTCGAGCAGCGTCGCGATCGCCATGATGCAGACGATCGAAAACGAGGCAAGCGCGATCTGGCTGAACGCGAACGCGGGCGATTACCGCGTCGTGGAGGAGGGCTGTCTGAACTACCACTTCCGCACGTCGTTTAACGATTGGCAGACGAGCGCACCACTCGCGGAATGGGTGTACGATAACGTCGCAGACAACGTCTGTCTGGCCTACGCCGACTACGCGTTCGGGCAGAACTCGAAGAACTTCTTCCAGAAGGCGTTCGAGGAGGCCGGTGGCGAGGTCGTCGACGAAGTCGGTGCTCCGTTGGGGACTGACGACTACTCGACGTACTTGAGCGACATCGAAAGCAGCGGTGCCGACGCGGTGTTTTCATTCTTCGCGGGGAGCGACGCCGTAAACTACATTTCGGACTTCGCCGACTACGGTCTCGACGCGGAGATGACTCAGGTCGGGAGCGGGTTCCTGCTGTCGGAGGACACGCTTCCCGCACAGGGCGAAGCGGCGTTGGGTATGTACTCACTGCTCCACTACACGCCGACCCAGGAGACCGACCGGAACCAAGAGTTCATCGGGAACTATCGCGAGGCGTACGATAGCTCGGCGAATGTCTATGCCTGTCAAGGGTACGATTCCGCGCAGGCGTTCGCCGCCGCCGTCGCAGAAGCGGGCAGTTCGGACCCCGACGAGATGGCCAACGCGCTCGGCGGAATGGAGCTCGACAGCCCGCGGGGCAGTTTCCGGTTCAACTCCGAGACGCACGAGGCGATTCAGAACATGTACGTCCGAGAGGTCGTCGAAAGCGACGGGGACCAACCCGTCGAGAATCAAGTCGTCGAGACGATCGACTCGGTCGAAAGCCCTAACTGGGGATGCAACCTTGAGTAG
- a CDS encoding branched-chain amino acid ABC transporter permease codes for MVETFLRATLLGVQLGMTLALIAAGLTLIFGMLDVINFAHGALYMLGAYFGAVIAVNLGSFWLALVLAPLLVGLIGAAIEVLSLRPLYGRNPLYHILLTFGFAIMIQGAIVQIWGGQARRIAQPDLLTGTLSIGSLNYPIYRLFVLVVSTVLIAAVWLAIDRSNLGILMRASAHDTEMVDALGIDVSKVFTSVFVFGAVLAGLAGVLLGASRSVNPGMGMGIIIEAFVIVVIGGLGSFRGAVYAGLLIGLVTAYGALIAPTLTDLFLFGLMAVVLMIKPNGLFGTTEAA; via the coding sequence ATGGTCGAGACGTTCCTTCGAGCCACGCTACTGGGCGTTCAGCTGGGTATGACGCTCGCGCTGATCGCTGCCGGCCTAACGCTGATCTTCGGCATGCTGGACGTTATCAACTTCGCACACGGCGCGCTCTACATGCTTGGCGCGTATTTCGGAGCCGTAATCGCGGTCAACCTGGGGAGCTTCTGGCTCGCACTGGTGCTCGCACCGCTGCTCGTTGGTCTCATCGGGGCCGCGATCGAAGTGCTGTCGCTTCGTCCCCTCTACGGTCGCAATCCCCTGTATCACATCCTGCTCACGTTCGGGTTCGCGATCATGATACAGGGTGCGATCGTACAGATCTGGGGCGGACAGGCCCGTCGGATCGCCCAACCGGATCTGCTCACCGGAACGCTGTCGATCGGATCGCTCAACTACCCGATCTATCGCCTGTTCGTCCTCGTAGTGAGCACGGTCCTGATCGCAGCCGTATGGCTCGCGATCGATCGGAGCAACCTCGGGATCCTCATGCGAGCGAGCGCCCACGATACGGAGATGGTAGACGCACTCGGAATCGACGTCTCGAAGGTGTTCACTAGCGTCTTCGTGTTCGGTGCGGTGCTGGCCGGTCTCGCCGGCGTCCTGCTCGGTGCGTCGCGCTCGGTCAACCCCGGAATGGGGATGGGGATCATCATCGAGGCGTTCGTGATCGTCGTGATCGGCGGACTAGGGAGTTTCCGCGGCGCTGTCTATGCCGGGCTCCTCATTGGACTGGTCACCGCCTACGGGGCGTTGATCGCGCCGACGCTGACGGATTTGTTCCTCTTCGGGCTGATGGCAGTGGTACTGATGATCAAACCCAACGGACTGTTCGGCACGACGGAGGCGGCATAA
- a CDS encoding branched-chain amino acid ABC transporter permease, producing MSALDYLRQRNTPRTGNQILSRSGRLTLLVGIAILAALGPVVQSVQPFWLNLLVRMLTFALLALSLDFVFGYAGLLSFGHAAMYGAGGYAAALLVTEVTASALVVLPLAVVTGVIVATIIGWLSVRARGIYFAMLTLAFAQMLYVVAFTDLPATIAGMETVTGGDNGLYGIQLYELFGIDFRERLNYYYLTLGIVALSLAGIVRLANSPFGRVLQGIRENEERTEFIGYDVQRYKVIAFAISGGFASLAGALYVPFQSVANPQLLHWTVSGELVVMVLLGGMGTFWGPMLGAGLVVFLEDRLGSVASWEVILGSLFVAVVVFAPRGLAGSIITLRNDPRAAIGNAKRALENYVRKVRG from the coding sequence ATGTCCGCACTCGATTACCTTCGACAGCGGAATACGCCGCGAACTGGAAACCAGATCCTCTCGAGATCGGGACGGCTCACGTTGCTAGTGGGGATCGCCATCCTCGCCGCGCTGGGGCCAGTCGTCCAGTCGGTCCAGCCGTTCTGGCTGAATCTCCTGGTTCGGATGTTGACCTTCGCTCTCCTGGCGCTGAGCCTCGACTTCGTCTTCGGCTACGCGGGACTGCTGTCGTTCGGCCACGCCGCGATGTACGGTGCCGGCGGGTACGCTGCGGCGCTGTTGGTCACGGAGGTGACCGCGAGTGCACTGGTCGTCCTACCGCTCGCGGTCGTCACCGGCGTCATCGTGGCCACGATAATCGGCTGGCTCAGCGTGCGGGCTCGCGGAATCTACTTCGCTATGCTGACGCTGGCGTTCGCACAGATGCTCTACGTCGTCGCGTTCACGGACCTACCGGCAACGATCGCCGGAATGGAGACGGTGACCGGCGGCGATAACGGTCTCTACGGCATTCAGCTGTACGAGCTGTTCGGGATCGACTTTCGGGAGCGGCTCAACTACTACTACTTGACCCTCGGGATCGTGGCGCTATCGCTGGCCGGGATAGTCCGGCTCGCCAACTCCCCGTTCGGCCGCGTCCTGCAGGGCATTCGCGAGAACGAAGAACGAACGGAATTCATCGGCTACGACGTCCAGCGCTACAAGGTCATCGCGTTCGCGATCAGCGGCGGCTTCGCCAGTCTCGCCGGCGCGCTCTACGTGCCGTTCCAGAGCGTCGCTAACCCCCAACTGCTCCACTGGACGGTCAGCGGAGAACTCGTCGTGATGGTCCTACTCGGCGGCATGGGCACGTTCTGGGGCCCGATGCTCGGGGCCGGACTCGTCGTCTTTCTCGAGGATCGTCTCGGCAGCGTCGCGAGCTGGGAAGTTATCCTCGGCAGCCTGTTCGTCGCGGTCGTCGTCTTCGCCCCGCGTGGACTCGCCGGGTCGATCATCACGCTCCGAAACGATCCTCGTGCCGCCATCGGAAACGCGAAGCGAGCGCTCGAAAACTACGTGCGGAAGGTGAGAGGATAA
- a CDS encoding ABC transporter ATP-binding protein: MSENVDELETTAEDQPDPSNDVILRTEDLTKKFGPLTAIDSISLDILTDGITSIIGPNGAGKTTLFNTLTGKHAPTEGRIELRGESIGGKPPHEIAGHGIVRSFQITNFFSELTAIENVRLAAQARYSGFGPSDFLSHHTALEEPIADAKHILERVHLDDVVYEPASSLSYGQRRHLEIAIALASEPELLLMDEPTAGMSPEETREVVELIEDIATDMTIVIIEHDMDIVMGISDRIAVLNEGSLLTQGTPAEIQRDERVQRAYLGGGGRD; the protein is encoded by the coding sequence ATGAGTGAAAACGTCGACGAACTCGAGACAACCGCCGAAGACCAGCCCGATCCGTCGAACGACGTGATCCTTCGAACCGAGGATCTCACCAAGAAGTTCGGCCCGCTCACCGCGATCGATAGCATCTCGCTCGATATCCTCACCGACGGGATCACATCGATCATCGGTCCAAACGGGGCGGGGAAAACGACCCTGTTCAACACGCTCACTGGAAAGCACGCGCCGACCGAAGGCCGGATCGAGCTTCGCGGCGAGTCGATCGGGGGAAAGCCGCCCCACGAAATCGCCGGCCACGGAATCGTCCGGTCGTTCCAGATCACGAACTTCTTCTCGGAGCTCACTGCGATCGAGAACGTCCGCCTCGCGGCCCAGGCACGGTATTCCGGCTTCGGACCGTCGGACTTCCTCAGCCACCACACGGCGCTCGAGGAGCCGATCGCCGACGCGAAGCACATTCTCGAACGCGTACACCTCGACGATGTCGTGTACGAGCCCGCCTCGAGCCTCTCGTACGGCCAGCGTCGCCACCTCGAGATCGCGATCGCGCTCGCCTCGGAGCCCGAGTTGCTGTTAATGGACGAGCCGACGGCCGGAATGAGCCCCGAGGAGACGCGGGAGGTGGTCGAACTGATCGAAGACATCGCAACGGACATGACGATCGTTATCATTGAACACGATATGGATATTGTAATGGGAATCTCCGATCGGATCGCGGTGTTGAATGAGGGATCGCTACTCACGCAGGGAACGCCGGCGGAGATCCAGCGGGACGAACGCGTTCAGCGGGCATACTTAGGAGGTGGTGGTCGTGACTGA
- a CDS encoding ABC transporter ATP-binding protein: MTDRLLRIDSIDTRYGESHILFDLSLAVDRGEIVALVGRNGAGKTTTLRSIMGLTPPTNGTITKDADRLDGLDPHEIRKRGISWIPEERRVFGSLTVAENLRLAAHSGDGDQANRFEEIYAQFPRLDERRAQKAGTMSGGEQQMLAIARALLGPETDLLLLDEPSEGLAPQIVDDVAEIIRELNERGVTVLLVEQNAEMALELADRAYVLETGEIVHESTAAELLDDRETMEGYLGVK, from the coding sequence GTGACTGATCGGCTGCTTAGAATAGATTCGATCGACACCCGTTACGGGGAGAGTCACATCCTCTTCGACCTCTCGCTCGCCGTGGACCGCGGCGAGATCGTCGCCCTCGTCGGCCGAAACGGCGCGGGGAAGACGACGACGCTCCGAAGCATCATGGGACTAACCCCGCCCACGAACGGGACGATCACGAAGGACGCCGATCGGCTCGACGGACTCGATCCGCACGAGATCCGGAAACGGGGCATCTCGTGGATTCCCGAGGAACGGCGCGTGTTCGGGAGCCTGACCGTCGCGGAGAACCTACGACTGGCGGCTCACAGCGGTGACGGCGATCAGGCTAACCGGTTCGAAGAGATTTACGCGCAGTTTCCTCGACTCGACGAGCGACGGGCCCAGAAAGCGGGGACGATGAGCGGCGGCGAACAGCAGATGCTCGCGATCGCTCGAGCGCTCCTTGGTCCCGAGACGGACCTGCTCCTGCTTGACGAACCAAGCGAGGGACTGGCACCACAGATCGTCGACGACGTCGCCGAGATCATCCGCGAATTGAACGAGCGCGGAGTCACCGTCCTTCTCGTCGAGCAAAACGCCGAGATGGCTCTCGAGTTAGCGGATCGCGCGTACGTCCTCGAGACTGGCGAAATCGTCCACGAATCGACCGCAGCAGAACTGCTCGACGACCGCGAAACGATGGAGGGATATCTCGGCGTCAAATGA
- a CDS encoding enoyl-CoA hydratase/isomerase family protein, protein MDVETDRIHDLVRVEFLTDESVARLVMEQGENPMNVFRPSKVEAMATAVESLADDIDSLVLYGEPVFSAGADLSSVKRMPQEMRPAKIDTIAAASNRFIRSIRQFPAPVISAVTGVAAGGGLGFALASDLIYVHAEAVFDTAYARIGLTPDNATPFFLVRTVGPYRARELLFDPEPISAAEIVDLGLANDRYDVPESEFIETVTRDAIRYANGPTETYAQTKQLLDTAFEGRLDDHLEEERSTIKRMSDSDTFDEGISAFFEKRQPNWE, encoded by the coding sequence GTGGACGTAGAGACCGACCGAATTCACGATCTGGTTCGCGTCGAATTCCTCACCGACGAGTCCGTCGCCCGACTGGTAATGGAACAGGGGGAGAACCCGATGAACGTCTTTCGCCCGTCGAAGGTCGAGGCGATGGCCACTGCGGTCGAGTCGCTCGCGGACGATATCGATTCGCTCGTCCTGTACGGCGAACCGGTGTTCTCCGCTGGCGCGGACCTCAGTTCGGTCAAGCGGATGCCACAGGAGATGCGCCCGGCGAAGATCGACACTATCGCAGCCGCGTCGAACCGGTTCATCCGCTCGATCAGGCAGTTCCCGGCACCGGTCATTTCGGCCGTCACTGGTGTCGCAGCGGGCGGTGGGCTCGGATTCGCACTCGCATCCGACCTGATCTACGTTCACGCTGAGGCCGTATTCGACACGGCGTACGCCCGTATCGGACTCACCCCGGATAACGCGACGCCATTTTTCCTCGTTCGGACGGTCGGTCCGTACCGGGCCAGGGAATTACTGTTCGATCCCGAACCGATCTCTGCGGCAGAGATCGTCGATCTCGGGCTCGCAAACGATCGATACGATGTCCCGGAGTCGGAGTTCATCGAGACCGTGACCCGAGACGCCATACGGTATGCGAACGGACCGACCGAAACGTACGCGCAGACGAAGCAACTCCTCGATACCGCCTTCGAGGGACGACTCGACGACCACCTCGAGGAGGAACGGTCGACGATCAAGCGAATGAGCGACTCCGATACGTTCGACGAGGGCATTTCGGCGTTTTTCGAGAAGCGCCAACCGAACTGGGAGTAG
- a CDS encoding enoyl-CoA hydratase/isomerase family protein, with amino-acid sequence MTFETLEVSVDDGIAAVRIDNDPVNAIDQQMRHELADTVDILREDRVRVGIITGRPDVFSVGADVGLFEEAQEWTTDEFRSNSRILGGAFDAIERMEKPVLAAIDGTCVGGGLELALACDVRIASPDATLGFPEHNIGLIPGLGGCSRFVHLVGPGTAKDLIFSGELVDGERGREIGLIERVADDPESAAQAYADDLLEQPPQALGLAKCVVNAARDTDTQTAGVLESLAQSTLLETDDHREGIKAFREDRDPEFTGE; translated from the coding sequence ATGACGTTCGAAACGCTCGAAGTCTCCGTCGACGACGGCATCGCGGCCGTTCGAATCGATAACGATCCCGTCAACGCGATCGACCAGCAGATGCGCCACGAACTCGCCGACACGGTCGATATCCTCCGGGAGGATCGAGTTCGAGTCGGGATCATTACCGGACGCCCAGACGTGTTCTCGGTCGGGGCCGACGTCGGCCTCTTCGAGGAGGCCCAGGAGTGGACCACCGACGAGTTCCGTTCGAACTCGCGGATTCTGGGCGGCGCGTTCGATGCGATCGAACGCATGGAAAAGCCCGTACTGGCCGCCATCGACGGCACTTGCGTCGGCGGCGGCCTCGAACTCGCGTTAGCCTGCGACGTCCGGATTGCGAGTCCCGATGCGACGCTCGGCTTCCCCGAACACAACATCGGTCTCATACCCGGCCTAGGCGGGTGTTCCCGCTTCGTCCATCTCGTCGGTCCCGGGACGGCGAAGGATCTCATCTTCAGCGGCGAACTGGTCGACGGTGAACGCGGTCGCGAGATCGGGCTCATCGAGCGCGTCGCGGACGATCCGGAGTCGGCTGCTCAAGCGTACGCGGACGACCTCCTCGAGCAACCGCCGCAGGCGCTCGGACTCGCGAAGTGCGTCGTCAACGCCGCCCGCGATACCGACACCCAGACCGCGGGCGTCCTGGAATCGCTCGCCCAGAGCACGCTCCTCGAGACCGACGATCACCGGGAGGGAATCAAGGCGTTCCGCGAGGACCGCGATCCGGAGTTTACCGGCGAGTAA
- a CDS encoding universal stress protein — MIEILIPIDTDESRVERQIRTILELPIETDTVSVTVLHVFSDNPAGASISQLQTARSAEERLEAAGIDVRLDERSGDPAPEILAYADEIDADLVCLAGRKRSPTGKALFGSVTQDVILSTDRSVLIAGSSETSRS; from the coding sequence ATGATCGAGATACTGATTCCCATCGACACCGACGAGAGCCGTGTCGAGCGGCAGATTCGAACGATCCTCGAATTACCGATCGAGACCGATACCGTCTCCGTAACGGTGCTGCACGTCTTCTCGGACAATCCGGCCGGTGCATCGATTTCACAACTCCAGACGGCGCGATCCGCCGAAGAGCGACTCGAGGCCGCCGGGATCGACGTTCGTCTCGATGAACGAAGCGGCGATCCGGCGCCGGAGATTCTCGCCTACGCGGACGAAATAGACGCAGATCTGGTCTGTCTGGCCGGCCGAAAGCGATCACCGACGGGGAAGGCCCTGTTCGGGAGCGTCACGCAGGACGTGATTTTGAGCACCGACCGGTCGGTCCTTATCGCCGGGAGCTCCGAAACGAGCCGTTCGTAA
- a CDS encoding GNAT family N-acetyltransferase, producing the protein MSANTGTTGAACTAWDNSECQGTPYCPPRCPRFEGKDDTLFLTRPYESDDRDALVSMYADLDQYSRSMGLPPATVPKIEDWLERLHSNGWSLIALDGDRVIGHVAVVPADSSEPEFLIFVHQAYQNHGIGTELIKQLIAYADDRDHSGLTLEVSKGNKRAITVYENVGFDVTKRKLSELEMELDLEHSLVRRLRRPPADRV; encoded by the coding sequence ATGAGCGCGAATACTGGTACGACGGGCGCCGCCTGTACCGCCTGGGACAACTCGGAGTGCCAGGGAACGCCCTACTGCCCGCCGCGGTGTCCGCGGTTCGAGGGAAAAGATGACACGCTGTTTCTGACTCGGCCATACGAGTCCGACGATCGGGACGCGCTCGTCTCGATGTACGCCGATCTCGATCAGTACAGCCGGTCGATGGGGCTGCCACCAGCGACAGTACCGAAAATCGAAGACTGGCTCGAGCGATTACACTCGAACGGGTGGAGCCTGATCGCGCTCGACGGGGATCGGGTGATCGGTCACGTCGCGGTCGTCCCCGCGGACTCGAGCGAGCCGGAGTTCCTGATCTTCGTCCATCAAGCGTACCAGAATCACGGTATCGGGACCGAGCTGATCAAGCAACTCATCGCCTATGCCGACGACAGGGACCACAGCGGACTCACGCTGGAGGTCTCGAAAGGCAACAAACGTGCCATCACGGTGTACGAGAACGTCGGCTTCGACGTCACGAAACGGAAGCTCTCTGAACTCGAAATGGAACTCGATCTCGAGCACTCGCTCGTCCGGCGGCTCCGGCGACCGCCTGCGGATCGCGTCTGA
- a CDS encoding enoyl-CoA hydratase/isomerase family protein, whose amino-acid sequence MSELSDEYELLSVEIGERADRVATVTIERPDARNALNGHVRSELKDAVTAADADDDVRVLVVTGSEESGAFVAGADVTEFRERGVVEQREASERPRIYETVDDASIPVIARINGHALGGGCELATACDVRIAQSGVKIGQPEINLGIIPGGGGTQRLPRLVGEGQAMKLILSGELVDAEEAQEIGLVDEVHDEDGLDERVDDLAGSMAAKSPIALEFAKKAIRASSRMGLEEGIEYEAELFAQLFATEDKDEGIEAFLEGRDPEFIGR is encoded by the coding sequence ATGAGTGAACTCTCGGACGAGTACGAACTTCTTTCGGTCGAAATTGGCGAGCGCGCCGACCGCGTCGCGACGGTCACTATCGAGCGTCCCGACGCCCGCAACGCGCTCAACGGACACGTCCGCTCCGAACTCAAAGACGCCGTCACCGCCGCCGACGCGGACGACGACGTGCGCGTGCTCGTCGTCACGGGCAGTGAGGAATCCGGCGCGTTCGTCGCCGGCGCGGACGTCACCGAGTTCCGGGAGCGCGGTGTAGTCGAACAGCGCGAGGCCAGTGAGCGCCCGCGGATCTACGAAACCGTCGACGACGCCTCTATCCCCGTCATTGCGCGGATCAACGGCCATGCACTCGGCGGCGGCTGCGAACTCGCGACGGCGTGTGACGTTCGGATCGCCCAGTCCGGTGTGAAGATTGGTCAGCCCGAGATCAACCTGGGGATCATCCCGGGCGGCGGTGGGACCCAGCGACTCCCCCGCCTGGTCGGCGAGGGCCAGGCGATGAAGCTGATCCTCTCTGGGGAACTCGTCGACGCCGAGGAGGCCCAGGAGATCGGTCTCGTCGACGAAGTCCACGACGAGGACGGACTCGACGAGCGCGTCGACGATCTCGCCGGTTCGATGGCCGCGAAGAGTCCCATCGCCCTCGAATTCGCCAAGAAGGCCATCAGAGCCAGTTCCCGGATGGGGCTCGAGGAGGGTATCGAGTACGAGGCCGAACTGTTCGCCCAGTTGTTCGCCACGGAAGACAAAGACGAAGGGATCGAGGCCTTCCTCGAGGGTCGCGATCCCGAGTTCATCGGACGGTAG
- a CDS encoding 3-hydroxyacyl-CoA dehydrogenase family protein: MQVTVLGAGSMGHGIAQVSAMAGHDVVLRDIENDLVEDGLEGIRENLQGGVDRNKLTEDEMNETVARIEGMTDLEAAVDDADLVVEAVPEEMDLKQEVFADVEAATGEETVIASNTSSLSVTEMASALEHPERAVGLHFFNPPHIMDLVEIVIAEQTDERTEAFAVDYVQGIEKEDVVVRDTAGFATSRLGVALGLEAIRMVEQGVASPADIDAGMELGYGHPMGPIELTDHVGLDVRLHIAEHLREELGERFKPPQSLRRKVRAGKLGKKTGEGYYVWEDGERVGTSGDWGESDE; this comes from the coding sequence ATGCAGGTCACAGTACTCGGAGCCGGAAGCATGGGCCACGGAATTGCACAGGTCTCGGCGATGGCAGGCCACGATGTGGTCTTGCGGGACATCGAAAACGACCTCGTCGAGGACGGCCTCGAGGGGATCCGCGAGAACCTCCAAGGCGGCGTCGATCGGAACAAGCTCACCGAAGACGAGATGAATGAAACGGTAGCACGCATCGAGGGGATGACCGACCTCGAGGCGGCCGTCGACGACGCGGACCTCGTCGTCGAGGCGGTGCCCGAGGAGATGGACCTGAAACAGGAGGTTTTCGCGGACGTCGAGGCGGCGACTGGCGAGGAGACCGTCATCGCGTCGAACACCTCTTCGCTCTCCGTGACGGAGATGGCCAGCGCACTCGAGCACCCCGAGCGCGCGGTGGGACTGCACTTCTTCAACCCGCCCCATATCATGGACCTCGTCGAGATCGTGATCGCCGAACAGACCGACGAACGCACCGAGGCCTTCGCCGTCGACTACGTGCAGGGCATCGAGAAGGAGGACGTCGTCGTCCGCGACACGGCCGGCTTCGCGACCTCGCGGCTGGGCGTCGCGCTCGGCCTCGAGGCGATCCGGATGGTCGAGCAGGGCGTCGCCAGCCCGGCCGACATCGACGCGGGGATGGAACTCGGCTACGGTCACCCGATGGGGCCGATCGAACTGACCGACCACGTCGGGCTTGACGTCCGCCTGCACATCGCCGAACACCTCCGTGAGGAACTCGGCGAGCGGTTCAAGCCACCACAGTCCCTGCGCCGGAAGGTCCGGGCTGGCAAGCTCGGCAAGAAGACCGGCGAGGGCTACTACGTCTGGGAGGACGGCGAGCGCGTCGGCACGAGCGGCGATTGGGGTGAGAGCGATGAGTGA
- a CDS encoding DUF7344 domain-containing protein yields the protein MDHNDCNSDGSATEAECYFTNLEGSLSTDAILELLTHPYRRAILQYLIDASDETATIDGVTTHLVDRESRQSDDRSDRDRLEIAIIHIHLPMLSEKGIVEYDVRSREIRYRRHEGLEALLGCLRALDST from the coding sequence ATGGACCACAACGACTGTAACAGCGACGGTAGCGCGACGGAAGCAGAGTGCTATTTCACCAACCTCGAGGGATCCCTCTCAACGGATGCGATACTCGAACTACTGACGCATCCCTATCGACGAGCGATCCTGCAGTACCTCATCGACGCGTCCGACGAGACGGCGACTATCGACGGAGTAACGACGCATCTCGTCGATCGCGAAAGCCGGCAATCGGACGACCGGTCGGATCGCGATCGTCTCGAGATCGCGATCATTCACATTCACTTGCCGATGCTATCGGAGAAAGGAATTGTCGAGTACGACGTCCGTTCGCGAGAGATTCGGTATCGACGCCACGAGGGTCTCGAGGCGCTTCTCGGCTGTCTTCGCGCCTTGGATTCGACGTGA
- a CDS encoding HTH domain-containing protein, producing the protein MNFSFQLRRRSLPIDGEPVRSELVVEFERWVGRRGHSLESAFHRREVRLPSFGDETSGNRTSAVPLVELAMTRHIAI; encoded by the coding sequence ATGAATTTCTCGTTCCAACTGCGTCGTCGATCACTGCCGATCGACGGGGAACCGGTCCGAAGCGAACTCGTTGTCGAATTCGAGCGCTGGGTCGGTCGACGCGGACACTCGCTCGAGTCGGCGTTCCATCGACGAGAGGTACGACTCCCGTCGTTCGGAGACGAAACGAGCGGCAATCGAACGAGTGCGGTACCGCTCGTCGAACTGGCGATGACCCGCCACATAGCTATCTAA
- a CDS encoding transcription initiation factor IIE, alpha subunit, with protein sequence MSTSKQQFAVPDDLESPQAKLVYLALRQTDAATASELQHRLDLSKLTLFPLLASLVANDYVQRTENGYSCQ encoded by the coding sequence ATGTCCACAAGTAAACAGCAGTTCGCAGTTCCGGACGATCTCGAATCGCCACAGGCCAAACTCGTCTATCTCGCCCTCCGGCAGACGGACGCAGCGACGGCGTCAGAACTTCAGCACCGACTCGATCTGTCCAAACTCACGCTCTTCCCGCTACTCGCGTCGCTCGTCGCAAACGACTACGTTCAACGGACGGAGAACGGATATTCCTGTCAATGA